The window ATGAAGACCTAGGCTAGACTCCGCCGACGTTGGCCGACCTACTCGAGGTCACAGACCTCCACACCCAGTTCTTCACGCGTGACGGCGTCGTCCGCGCCGTCGACGGGGTGACGTTCCAGGTCGCCGCCGGCGAAACGCTCGGCATCGTGGGCGAATCCGGTTGCGGAAAGTCCGTGACCGCGCTGTCGCTCATGCGCCTTATCCCGCAGCCACCCGGAAAGATCGTCAAGGGCTCGATCATGTTCGATGGTCAGGACATCCTGAAGATGGACGACGACGACGTCCGCGGGATCCGGGGCAACAACATCGCGATGATCTTCCAGGACCCGATGACCAGCCTCAACCCGGTCCTCACGATCAGCCGCCAGATCTCCGAGGCGCTCGAGCTCCACCTCAAGATGGACAAGAGCGAGGCGCGCAAGCGGACCATCGAGCTCCTCGAGCTCGTGAACATCCCGAGCGCGAAGAAGCGCGTCGACGACTATCCGCACCAGTTCTCAGGTGGCATGCGCCAGCGCGTGATGATCGCGATGGCGCTCTCGTGCAACCCCAAGCTCATCCTCGCGGACGAGCCGACGACCGCTCTCGACGTGACGATCCAGGCGCAGATCCTCGATCTGCTGAAGAACCTGGCGCGCGAGTTCCGCACCGCGTTCATCCTGATCACCCACGACCTGGGCGTCGTTGCGGGAATGACCCAGCGCATCAACGTCATGTACGCGGGCCGCATCGTCGAGAAGGCCGACACCGTCGAGCTCTTCGCGAATCCGAAGATGCCGTACACCTGGGGCCTGCTCCGCTCGATCCCGCGCCTCGACGAGTCGCGCAAGGCCAAGCTCGTGCCGATCGAAGGGCTGCCGCCGGACCTCATCGCGCCGCCGCCCGGATGCAAGTTCGAGCCGCGGTGCCAGTACCGCCGCGACGTGTGCCACGAGAAGGAACCGGAGCTCAAGCACATCCCGAGCTCCAAGTCCGATCACGAGGCGCGCTGCTGGGGTACTCAGGAGGGCGGCTGGCTCGTCGACACGGATTGGAAGCGGGAGATCGGCGACACACATGTCCTTGAGGTGATCAAGCAGGAGACCGCGTCCGTCACCGCGACGCCGGAAACGCCATCAGGAGCGTGACGAGATGACCGTAACGACGAACACGACGCCGCCGACGGACGAGTTCATCCAGCGCACCCGCTCGACCGCGACCGCGGACAGTGGGAACAACCTCCTCACGGTGCAGGCGCTCAAGATGCACTTCCCGCTGACGCAGGGGATCATCTTCCAGCGCCAGGTCGGTGCGGTGCGCGCGGTCGACGGCATCGACTTCTTCGTCGAGAAGGGCGAGACGCTCGGCCTGGTGGGCGAGTCCGGATGCGGCAAGTCCACGACCGGCCGCGCCATCCTCCAGCTCTACAAACCGACGTCCGGCTCGGTGAAGTTCGATGGCACGGAGCTCACGACGCTCGGAGGCGAGCAGATGCGGCGCATGCGCCGCCGCATGCAGATGATCTTCCAGGACCCGTACGCATCGCTCAATCCGCGCATGACCGTCGGCAACATCATCGGCGAGCCGCTCGAGGTACATAACCTCGCGAAGGGTCGCGCGAAGACCGAGCGCGTCCAGGAGCTGCTCAAGATCGTCGGCCTCAACCCGTACTTCACGAACCGCTACCCGCACGAGTTCTCGGGCGGCCAGCGTCAGCGCATCGGGGTCGCACGCGCCCTCGCCGTCGAGCCCGACTTCATCGTCGCCGACGAGCCCATCTCCGCATTGGATGTCTCTATTCAGGCGCAGGTCATCAACCTGCTCGAAGAGCTGCAGGACCGCTTCAAGCTCACGTATCTATTCATCGCGCACGACCTCTCGGTCGTGCGTCACATCAGCGACCGCGTTGCGGTCATGTACCTCGGCAAGATCGTCGAGCTGGCCGACCGCGTCGACCTCTACGAGC of the Candidatus Limnocylindria bacterium genome contains:
- a CDS encoding ABC transporter ATP-binding protein; amino-acid sequence: MADLLEVTDLHTQFFTRDGVVRAVDGVTFQVAAGETLGIVGESGCGKSVTALSLMRLIPQPPGKIVKGSIMFDGQDILKMDDDDVRGIRGNNIAMIFQDPMTSLNPVLTISRQISEALELHLKMDKSEARKRTIELLELVNIPSAKKRVDDYPHQFSGGMRQRVMIAMALSCNPKLILADEPTTALDVTIQAQILDLLKNLAREFRTAFILITHDLGVVAGMTQRINVMYAGRIVEKADTVELFANPKMPYTWGLLRSIPRLDESRKAKLVPIEGLPPDLIAPPPGCKFEPRCQYRRDVCHEKEPELKHIPSSKSDHEARCWGTQEGGWLVDTDWKREIGDTHVLEVIKQETASVTATPETPSGA
- a CDS encoding oligopeptide/dipeptide ABC transporter ATP-binding protein, giving the protein MHFPLTQGIIFQRQVGAVRAVDGIDFFVEKGETLGLVGESGCGKSTTGRAILQLYKPTSGSVKFDGTELTTLGGEQMRRMRRRMQMIFQDPYASLNPRMTVGNIIGEPLEVHNLAKGRAKTERVQELLKIVGLNPYFTNRYPHEFSGGQRQRIGVARALAVEPDFIVADEPISALDVSIQAQVINLLEELQDRFKLTYLFIAHDLSVVRHISDRVAVMYLGKIVELADRVDLYEHPLHPYSQALLSAVPIPDPSVEQKRKRIILTGDVPSPVNPPSGCRFHTRCWKAQAICSEVDPEFIEQAPRHWAACHFPGA